One Danio rerio strain Tuebingen ecotype United States chromosome 7, GRCz12tu, whole genome shotgun sequence genomic window, GATTCAAACACAAAACCAACAGGAGTTTTGTGGCTTTcagagaagaaaaaaagtttCTACTTTTCATAGAAATTTCAATGATATCCTTTCTTTTCATTTATATGTAAATTGTGAAAGcttatttttacaatattaaaattaaatatcacaGAAGGCTCATGCATACACCCACCCATACATTCTGCTCAAAGAAATTAGAAAAGTGGAAAAAAGAaactgaataaaaacagttaCACATCTGCCTCATCTTCCAgccataccaaaaaaaaaaaaaaaagacaacggGTAAGAGTTTTGTGGTAAGATATGAAAATGTACCTCCTACGATTCTTTTCTGATTGACAGATGCAGTTGTACAAGCCACTTCTCTCCTGAAGCGAACGTCCAGATGATTTCTCGATCAGATCAGGCTGTGAGGGCAAAGGTCAGCATAGATAGATCAATTTCCACTTTCAGTCATATTAAAATTGTGCCTAAAtgatataaattattttacaatatgaTTTTGTAAAGAAATGACATTCTGTACTTGACCAAAATTAATGCTATAGAGAATAAAAAGTGTCTAAACATGCATATAGGTATCAAAACACAGTGTTGGTGCTGCAAATAAGCATTGTTTACTATTTCTCCATGTTTCCTGTTGTCAATTATGGTTTATTTGTCAAAAATGCAGTTTTGCTTCATATCTGGTGGACAGCTCCACAGctcatttgataaaaataaatacaaattgcaTGGGTGTTGACATTTAGGAGTATTTAGTGAAAGGAAATTACAAAACATTTGACTGTCTTTTTTGTCATAAACCACTAACTTAATTTAaggcatattttttatttattaaaattatttattttacctatgAATTATACCATATCAAATCGACCATATTATACTTTCATTTATCACAATATTACGCTTTTTCTTTCTAACATTTTACCAAGTTTAAAAACTATTCTATCGAGTCTTTCGGACGATTTTGGTTTTGGGGGGAAAGGTCCAGATTCCCGCTCGGTGGGTTGCAACAATTTATAACAAGCTAAATTAACTTGCTAAACACACACAGCAAGACATTTACACCAATATGTATATAGGTAACTAAATTAGACAGTTTAGTAAgtataatttacattaaaatatgattttcaaAAACTCACATTTATAGCAATCTGGATATGACTGAGCTGAGTGCTTTGAGCAATGAGGCTTAGAGCAGTGAACAGTTCTCCGTCGCTCCGCTTCTGTACCGCACATGGACGCCGAATTACATCAAAACTTCAGAGCTACAATATTCCTACAATATCACTCAAATAAATTACAATCTTCAGAGCACTAAAAGCGATGAGACTACTAGTCGTGGAAGTCTTGTATCAGCTGTACTGTAGGCTGCTAGCTGTGTGAAATTAGCCTGATCATGGAGGATTGCTGCGCCAACGTCAAAGAGTGATGGAATTAtgggaaaagttttaaaaagtaggctaatacaattttatttttaaatttactgtgtataatgtaaatgtgttgttgttgttatatttattttacattatggatccccaaaaaaatgtttgttgacaCTTCCGAACAGGTTTTCTGTCTGTCATGTTTCAATGTGGTGAAGTGTCTGCCTACTTTTCAGTACCTCCATGTCTTTTATGGATAAGGTAAGTTAATAATTCTTTACTCTTTTCCTGTAAAAAATAGGGAAGAGGCATGCATTTAGTCCTGATGATCAGAGAGACTAGTTAACAACACATAAACGGTGATCTGCACAAACATTTGTTGTATTTGCAAATGAATTTTATATGCAGAAATTCACATTGTTTTCTGCTGTCTTCTTTTATGaccataaatatattatttaatgtccATTATGTATTAGTTAGTGCCAAAAAATTGCAATAGGCGACTAAGGCATGTCTGTAATTTCGGATAATTGATGCATCAATTAAATCTTCTGTCTCCCATTTTTTATAACCTCTGCTCTGGAGGCAACGATGCAAATACCAAATCAAATCAGTCATTAATGATTGTAATCTATGTATCAATGTCTAATGTTTATTATGAAacacacaatgtgtgtgtgtacattccTTCACAGAAACTCACACAAATTATTCTGGTTTAAAGAATTTATTGATGTTTTGTGCTTAATCCATCTGATAGACTGATGGTTGTTCAGCAACATCAGTGAGACTTTGGATCCTTTTAAATTTGTGCTGCTCCTAAAAGACGGATAAATGGgcaaaagtaaatttaaaattcTCCACACTTAACTGTTAAACatacaaaagtaaaaataaatatatacatactgtatgtccatgttttttttttttttttttttttttttttgctatctatggaaatgtaaataaatgtctgACTCACAGCACTGGTAGAGTCTGTTAAGCCTGGTGATGTCATTCTGGCTCATCTGAGTGGACTTGCCCAGCTCAGCGTTATTGTTGGGAATGGGAATCATAGTGGGATATCCGTTCTTGGAGAAAGCATACCTGAAAGCAAGTGACAGTTAGATTACAATCTGGGAGACTTTTGAAAAAAGTTAATCTTGAGCTCACCCACCTCTCGTACTGCATCACAGACTTGTAGTCATAAGGAGTTCCCTGGTTCAGGGTGTTGATTTTATTGAAGTTGTACTTCATGTCTgatgagaaaacaaaacacatccAAATCAGTAAACACACTACATAAGAGTATGGGCTCTCCTCAAAGTGTTCTGTGACTGAACATTACCATCAAGGATGTTCTCCCAGATGACCTGGATGTGATTGTCACGGTCACTGCGGGTTTGTTCATGGTTGAAGCCCAGGGCGTGGAGCAGCTCATGCTGAACAGTGCTGTGGTAAAGACAGCCACTTCGGGCCAGAGATACTGTCTGGACATTACCCTGACGGCCAACGTAAGAGTAGCACCTGTAAGATGAACATAATGTCAACATTTATGTGTCACACAGACATTGATATGTTAATGTTTCTcaataatattgaaaataaatgaaaacagttCTCATTTCTTGTCATCATTACTGTGAAAcattgttggaatatcaagccaactccatgcgtgttcaagagaaaaggtcaggagaggtttttcttcaatgacaaaaatattagtaatttattggatacaaatgaataattcgatgacagagctctgggttacattaccccaatgcaatacgagaattacattcaagaggttcgcaactaacatacatttcctgacttcagcatatatacaccaccgatcttaacaggtggagttttggtgtaacgtcacttgtcagtcattgttcagtcctccattggccgcaccttcgacatacttcctctttttctacgaattctctgcccaacaacaaagtatacatctttctatgttctgtgttcagttttaacacctctcttcagacaggaagtttctgcagagctgaatttaattttggacccgcatctatctacttctgcaaaaatgctaattagtatgcacagcactcacccacaacattagaagttcagttaatatatgacccttacatgaccaatacaaataattgtttgattaaaagaaaaagagacaaaaataataaaaagtggtTCCTATTATCCAATAACATTCATTCTAACTTCTGATGAAGCACATTATGTACTCTAGTTTGTGTTTATCTGATTCAGATTTTGGCTCAGTCACGTACCCGCTGCGAGACTCAATGCTGATGTAGTCTCTTTCATTGCTGCGGCGGAAGAAGCGGATACAAGAGACAGAAGCAAAAGAGTCCAGACCGCGCTGGATGATCTCCAGCTCACGGGAGGCTGAAAGGGCAAAGTTCAGACAGGTTGCTATGGAAATATCTGCCTTGTTTCACACTGACAAGCTTTTGCACTCATTATAAGTCTCGAGTGTTGCATTCAGTTCTTTTCTGAAATCGCCAACAGTCTACCTTTATTGTGTTTGCACTCTAAATGAAGACATAAATCAGAATATTAATGACTTACAGTAGTGGTTGGCGATGACGTAAGGCACATAAATCTTGCCGTCACTGTATTTGGGCCAGAGACAGCTGTAAGAGGTGCAGGGATCAGCGTTTCTCTCATTCACAGCAATGTCATCCAGAAGCTTGGGCTCATCAGCTTCAGGAACTAAAACATGAACAGGTCATTTTGGGTCTTTCAGTGATGAACAGTTGGGATATACTGATGTTGTGAGTTAGTGTTGAGTACGCACTGATGCCTCTGTTGGCTCTATGCAGCAGTTCAGACACAGACAGCTCAGCAGACTCATCCACAGCAGCTATTATAAAAACACATTAACATGTTCAAATGATCCATTACTTCAATCAATCCAACATGCAGCAGCTGTCAGAACTGAACTGTTTCATCCCAAAACTGTCATATGCGCAATAAGAGCTGCTGAAGCGTTACTTACCAGGCTGCATCAGAATTATGCCAAAACACCAGACACAAAATGGACATGGAAAAGAAAGTGACAAGGtcagactcattcattcattcattcattcattcattcattcattcattttcctttagcttagtcccttatttatcaggggtcgccacagcggaatgaaccgccaactacaccggcatatgttttacacagtggatgcccttccagccacaacccaatactgggaaaacGGTCATCATATTTCATTCTTCTTTCAGCAGTAATTTAAagcaatatatttgtatatatcatTCAGCGTActggtgttgtgtgtgtatgtgtcttacCATCTCCTCAGCTCTAACAGAGGAGACCAGCAT contains:
- the c6ast4 gene encoding six-cysteine containing astacin protease 4 isoform X1 is translated as MVAMKVTFGLLALMLVSSVRAEEMPAAVDESAELSVSELLHRANRGIIPEADEPKLLDDIAVNERNADPCTSYSCLWPKYSDGKIYVPYVIANHYSSRELEIIQRGLDSFASVSCIRFFRRSNERDYISIESRSGCYSYVGRQGNVQTVSLARSGCLYHSTVQHELLHALGFNHEQTRSDRDNHIQVIWENILDDMKYNFNKINTLNQGTPYDYKSVMQYERYAFSKNGYPTMIPIPNNNAELGKSTQMSQNDITRLNRLYQC
- the c6ast4 gene encoding six-cysteine containing astacin protease 4 precursor (The RefSeq protein has 1 substitution compared to this genomic sequence), which encodes MLAMKVTFGLLALMLVSSVRAEEMMQPAAVDESAELSVSELLHRANRGIIPEADEPKLLDDIAVNERNADPCTSYSCLWPKYSDGKIYVPYVIANHYSSRELEIIQRGLDSFASVSCIRFFRRSNERDYISIESRSGCYSYVGRQGNVQTVSLARSGCLYHSTVQHELLHALGFNHEQTRSDRDNHIQVIWENILDDMKYNFNKINTLNQGTPYDYKSVMQYERYAFSKNGYPTMIPIPNNNAELGKSTQMSQNDITRLNRLYQC